The segment GGAAAGACGGCAGATCAGGTGGTAACAGGTGAGGCAGAAGAAAACATTGCAGGTGTGGCAGCAGAACTATCTGAAGCTGTCGCAGCTGTGCTTGGCCCCTTGCACGGAGCTCTTGCGGGTTCTTTACCACCCTTACCCTTACCCTTTCCCTATCTACAAGGGTTCCCCAATCTCAAAATTCCTCATCCTTCTTGCAATAACAGTGAAGAATGTGACCAAGGAAGCAACAGAAACAAGTCACAGACTGCTTGTAATATGTCAGATGAGTCTGCCTCAGATACAGAAGAGATTGAGCTTGAGGCTGCAACTGAGACTGGGGTTTCACCCATGCTTAGTGTGTTCAGATGTTCAAGAAAACGTCATGACAACAGTTACATGCACAATGAAATCGATGGTAAATCACCTATACAAGTTTGTGAAGAGAGAAAGGAATCTGTAAGAGGTATTGACCCATCTGAAGCACATGCTAAATGCCAAACTTTGAAGGAACATTTAAGAAAAGGAATTGTTGATGGAAGGGAGACTCATGTATCATTTGATGATTTTCCTTATTATCTGAGGTATGAAATTGAAACTTTTGTAAGACCTATTTACCTTCCATTTTCACTGCCGTGGTTTCTATTGTTAGCACTATGATCACTTTAAATTTTTATGTTCGACTTAAAGGTTTTGTAACAATATATTGTTATGAAAGTTTATTGAAATGCTTTAtaaattcttcttcttttctttcaaactTGCATGTGTTGGTTTTCATCTATTAGAGGTTCTGATACAAGTCCTTTGTCATCTTATTCATATAAATGTAAACAGACACGTGGTTTGAGACTAATTCTCTGTTATTTGagtctttcttttctattttcattGGAAGATTGAGTAAGGTTTCTTCTTTTGTTTACAGTGAAAAGACAAAAAGTCTTCTGATTGCATCAACATTCATACATTTGAAACGGAATGAATTTGCACAATTTACAAAGAAGCTTCCTAATGTGAGCCCCAAAATATTGATGTCTGGTCCGCAAGGTCTGTTATCCCTTCTTCTCTACAAGCCTGAATGGTTACGTGGAATATGTTTGTGATTAACAAtgttttcaatctgattcaatctATATTTTGTCACTTACTTAGGGTCTGAGATATATCAAGAAACATTGGTGAAGGCATTGGCGAATCACTTAGATGCAAAATTGCTTATATTTGATAGCAGTTCAATACTGACGGTAAGCATTAGTGTATCAAAGTCTGAACATTTTATGATCTTAAACTTGCCATGGTGTTGGAGCTTTTATTTCAATTTGATATATGAGCATGAAGGCTTCATTGGGCCATTCTTTTTTGTGGTGGGCTAAATTTCATCCAGATGTGCTATTTCCTATGTGTTGGTGTGGTCACCATTCTCTTTATCGAGGGGAACATGATTCATCTTAACATGTCTGCAGTTGGATCCTTAAATgcaatattcattttttgtatttccaCTCTTGGATATGTTTGCACTTTTAGTGATGCTTTATGTATTAACATGGCAGGGCTCATCAATGAAGGATGGAGAACTAAGagaggacataattaggaaacagaCAGAGCACTTTCATAGTTCACTATCAAAATTGGGTAGCTTTCAAGTCAAAGCATGCCCTCTCCAAGGCACTGCATCAAACTTGCACACATCAAAGACATATTCCATCAAGAGAGGTAGTTTCAAGGCTTGATTAAAAGTTGAATTCAGATATTACAACTGAATCATTTTAGAACCATGCCTTTTTGAGCATCAaagaacatttttttaattttttttatttttattttttcaggtgATCGAGTGAAATTCATTGTTTTATCCCAAAAgtcagatcatccaccatccaaagCTCCTTTGAGGTATGCTTTACAAATATTTGTACACTCCAATTGCACTATACTGATTGATCAAGTGCTTTCTACTTCTGGTTGAGCTACATCATGATAACATTATTTGGCATGCTCATTATGAATAGTTCTATTGGTTAAGAAGTGAAAGCTGGTGCTATACTCATTCTGCGCAACTCTGATCTGTCTTATCGAGGAGATTGGCATGAAGTTTAAGAACTTACATGTATatgaaaatacatttatacaaCTATAAAACTGTACCTATGGAAGATAATAGTTGACTCTGACCAACGTGAAGTGCTTTTGTAAGAGAAGCATCTTCAGGTCACCTGTTATGTTGAGTTTGATCCAAATATTGTCAAATGTTGGAAAGCTCATGACATTTTTTTGTGACAAACTTTGGGCAGTTTGCTTGAAATTGAGCAAGCATCTAGTATGATCTAGGTGCATATATAGAAAATTTTAGAAATTGATTTTCTTTGTGTTTGGCACGTGGTAGTTTCTAACTATCTATGGGGTCGTCACCTGTCAATTACATGTTAACAGGGGTGATGTGCTTGGTACTAAAGCCTCTGTCCTCAGCTTCTTTTATTCTCAATGTTTTCAGGGGTCCATCTCATGGTGATCGAGGGGAAGTACTATTGTCTTTGGACGAGAATGGTTCATCTAAACTTGGAGTACGTTTTGATAAGCCAATTCAAGGGGGTGTTGACCTCGGGGGTCTCTGCGAACAAGATCATGGGTTTTTTTGTAGCGGTAATAGTTAACACTTTGGCATCAAAAGTGATATTAAATTCCAAATTAGGATGTATTTTAAATTTGTGCTTATTGAATGTGGTTTTTGTGCTTTTGACAGCAAGCGATCTTCTCTTAGATCACACTATTGAAGAAAACATGGACAAGCTAGTCCTAAATGCACTTTTCCAGGTAGTCTAAATTTCTATTATATTCATTGAAATTCAATTCTGGAATTATCCTCATTAAATTATCCTAATTGATCTATAACTCTTTGTCAGGTTGTGACTAGTGAGAGTAAGAAAAGTCCTCTCATACTTTTCATGAAAGATGTTGAAAGGTCATTTGTAGACAACCCATGCATCTACACTGCCTTGCAAAGAAAACTTAAAAAATTGGCGGAAAATATTATCGTTATTGGCTCATACATAAAGGTTGACAAAAGCAAGGAAAAGGTAATACAGTTCTTGCATATATTAAACTTATTTAGAGAtgcttgttttcttttgttttttattttggataTCCATTGAGTTTTAGCGGTTTTTATGCAACAGGCAGCTCTTGGCGGTCTACTACCCTTCTTTGGATTTCATGAATCTGTAGACGACAGTTTGAATGTATCAGTAAGTTTATTTGGATCAATTAAGCATACATTTGTTTTCAGGCTTTGATTGCTTTTGCCATTTTATTGGATAAGGAATATATATACGTATTATCCTGATCTATGAGAGTAAATTTGCCAATGTAAAAAAGTTTTACATAAAGATGAGCAGAATCCTATCTATTGTGTAACAGAATGCAAGTTGGTTCAAGGGAAGGCTGTCTTAATTCAATGGATCATACTTTTGCTCAATATGACACTAACATCGAGGCTTTTATATACATTTGTTCTTACAATTAATCCCTCATGAACAGTATTGCCATGAGGCTTGTATGATGACTTTAGTCCATAGGAAAGAGAAACCTTGCAGATTGCCATGAATTCCTTTTGGAAAGAAATGCAAAATGATCAATATTGCCATGCTGCCAATTGTCCATACCCTAGTTTCAAAAGTCACTAGATTCGCTAAGCCATATTATTTCAAGATTAATGCAAACTTCTACTCAAAGATTGCTCTTTCTGAGATGAAGGACTATTATATAATgctagaaaattttcaaatttcaccTTTTTTTAATCCAAATGTGAAGATAAGGAAGAAACCTATAGTAGGGAGTTTTTTAATTCCAGTCATTAATACATTTCTTTTGCCTCAAAATTTTCTTTCATTTCTCCATGAAACCGCTTTGAAAGGATTGGGttgtttctttttgtcttttttacTCACTTCTTGCTGCAAATTTCTTTAGGACATGATTGATTAAACAGGTgcctaaattgaattaataatggagggtgtaattttatttttgaatgCTACAGTATGGGAGAAATCTTAAACCGAACACAGAGAAGCAGCTTTCTGATCTTTTTCCAAACAAAGTGATGGTGGAGATGCCTCAGGTACTGAAAAGTGTCGAAAGATATTAGACAATTGaactatttaaataatttaaaatttatggTTGATAATTTTCCATTAATAAATGCAGGATGAAGCCCTTCTTGTTAATTGGAAGCTTCAGTTAGAACGGGATGTTGAAATGCTTAAAGTGAAGAAAAATATGCAACATATTAAAACTGTGAGCTTCTGTTTTAGATCCCATGGTTGGCTTTTTTTTGTTAGATTTCTTTCAGAAATATCTCTGAAGAAAATATGCAAAGATTAATTTTTACATTTTCAAATAGTTACATTTCTTTATTCCTTTTTGAATGTACAAGGTAATTGAATATTTGTTTACAAATTCAAATGTATTATGAATAGAAAGAAAGTGCTATactttttctttaatgttttcttGCTTTTGTAGGTGCTTTCTCTTAATAACCTGGATTGTAATGGGATTGACACAATTTGCATAAAGGACGAAGAACTTACAAAAAAATGTGAGTTTGAGATATTTATTTCAGAAGGTTTTCTGATTATTTTGATTTGTATGCCATACATTGATCACAATTGCAAAGCTTTTCTTCTATCATGAAATTTCTCACTCCATTGCATTTATAGCTAATAGTTACATGCTGTCATAAATTTAATGCTTGCACAGGTGCTTTCAAATATATGTTTTCTAATCTCTCGTTTACAATCAGAAGTGCTTGTACTGTATGCAGATGCAAATCAGACTGCAGGTCTGAAGCCCATGAAGATTATCACATGTAGACAGAACTAAGAAACAGAAGCTTATCTAAAAACTGATTGATAATATTAAATTTATACCAACAGaactgaacatgataagatccaataGGACTTGAAACAGAGGCTTATCCAAAAACTGATTGACAATACTAAATTTGTACCAACAGAACTGAACATGATAACATCCAATAGGACTTGAAACAGAGGCTAATCTAAAAACTGATTGATAATACTAAATTTATACCAACAGAACTGAAGTTGAACATGATAACATCCAATAGGAATTAATCATATTTGAACATATATTAGAGATTAAATATAACATCAAAACGAGACCTAAAATAAGTGCAAGATGTTGTCTTCATTGGAATTTGGTAGCTATACagaataaagatcaaaaacccatGACAAGCCTAGGTTTGTCAATAAAATatccaatattgataaagagaatTTTGATGCTTAGTAACAAAGGtaactataaataaataataaatattgaaaCGGAAGTCACTAAGGCCAGCAGGAGCAGGAACATGTCAAGGGCTTTCGGGGTTGCAAAGTTCTAATTCTCCTGTCAAATTCTTTGTCCAAAAATGATTGTTTCTAAGCATTATAAGAATTACCAAGGGCAACTCATTTTTAGCATTCATTTCTGTAGTGGATCAATTTTATTGGATAGCAAAGGTTCCCCACACTGTCACTTAACTAGGCCATTGGAAATCATGAAAGATTATCCCAATATTTACTTGTGGTTATGCTCTTTAAATTATGAAGCTTTTTAACAATAAAATTTGAAAAGACTGTGTTTGTTCTGTTCTGAGTGTAAAATTGGGTTAGGTTGTCTTTTGCTTGAAATTTGTAGAGTTATTATAAGTCAGATTTTCTACAACTGTTTGGACATTTTACCTTGTTCTAATCATCCCTGGATCTGACAACTCGTGATCCACAGAATGGGTGCTTCACCAGATTGAAACTTCAAGGCTGTGATCACTGATACAAATTTACTCCTCGAAACTCCTCAAATGAGAGTTGTATAGTTATTATCTCCCCTGTACCAACTACACCTCATGAATCATGTAGAGAAAAAGCAACTTGATAAACCTGGAAACCCCTTTTTGATAAAAATCCAACAGAAATCACCGTTCCCAAAATTAATAATGAATCTTTCTTATATCATCCTTAAGCAAGTGCAGATATAAACAGACACATTGAAAGCGGTTTTACATAGTGCATGGATCATGCAAAAGATAAACATGAGTTTTTCAAAACATGGCCCAACATTTATTAAGTGGTTTTACATAGTGCATGGATCATGCAAAAGATAAACATGAGTTTTTCAAAACATGGCCCAACATTTATAGAACTCTAAAATAACACCCAAAATTTCTAGTGATGGACCCCATCCCAACTATTGAACATGGAAAGTGTACAACACTTATTCAACAAATCACATTCAAACACCCTTCCAAGATTGAGCAAAGGTTTTATGTTTCTTAAACTTTGCAACATCTAGATATGACACACAAATCATATTAACAATAATATTAATAAGACATCTCTATTTGTGTTTTCAGGTGCAGAGGATATTGTTGGATGGGCTTTGAGCCACCATCTTATGAATGAATTTGAGCCCTCTACTAAGGATGGAAAACTAATCATCTCTAGTGAAAGGTAAACTAAGGATGGAAAACTAATTTTTAATAGAGGAAGGTAATTTTCTTTGATGATACAATTTACAATGTAAGGAATTATGACCAAAGCTTTTGATGTCATCTTGTTATGCCAGTGTTCAACATGGGTTGAGCATactgcaagaaaataaaaaaaatgagtcCATGAGCTCAAAGAAGAAACATAAGGTGAAGTTTAAAGTTGAATGCAATGCTATGCTTCTATTACAAATTAGTGATATACTTTACAGTATTGTAATATAAAATGCAAACAATGTACTTTTTCAGAATGTTACTACAGAGAACCACCATGAAATGAAGCTTCTAGACAATGTGATTCCACCAAGTGAAATAGGGGTGACCTTTGAGGATGTTGGAGCTTTGGAGAATGTGAAGGACACACTTAAAGAGCTAGTCATGCTTCCATTACAAAGGCCTGAGCTATTTTGTAAAGGACAACTAACAAAGGTTGGCTTCAATTCTCTTTCTATCAAGTTAAAAAATGTGAAGAACCACACTACACCTATTTCTTTAAAAATTATTCTGTAAGTTTAATGAAAGAATCCTTACGTTTTTTAaataagtgaatttttcaagtgttcGAGATTACAACTAGTCTTGTTCATCTAATGGGATatcattttggtttaaaaaatCATGGACATTAGCTAAATAGGTTTCTTAACTAATGCTTTAATTTTTAGCACGATGCAAAAATTGATGTCATGTTTCGTTGCAGCCCTGTAAAGGTGTCCTGCTCTTTGGTCCTCCAGGAACCGGAAAAACAATGCTTGCTAAAGCTGTTGCAACAGAAGCTGGTGCAAATTTTCTAAATATTTCGATGTCAAGCATTACATCAATGGTATAGTTTTTATACAATCAATAACAGTTGATTTCTTTTAACTGTGGTTATTTTGAATTGGGAGTTGATGTAGATCATTACTTTATTGTTTCAGATGTTCGGGGAAAATGAGAAGTCAATTAGAGCTATTTTTTCCTTAGCAAGTAAAATTTCTCCATGTGTGATCTTTATTGACGAGGTAATCTCTTACCCTTCAATGGTAGCTCAAACTTGTTTTGTCTACTCTTCCATTCAAAATTTTCAGTTTGCATTTGGAGTTCTTACTACGGATCCCCTTCAGGTTGATAGTCTGTTGGGAAAAAGGGACAATGCTTCAGAGCATGATGTTTCACGTAGGATGAAGAATGAGTTTATGACAAACTGGGATGGATTGCTCACCAAAGAAAAAGAGAGAGTATTAGTTCTTGCCGCCACTAATAGGCCCTTTGATCTTGATGACGCTGTCATTCGAAGAATGCCAAGGAGGTGAGCATTTGATTTTCTCTGATATTCTTTATAGTATGACATATTCATTTGGATAGAATTACTCATGTAACATATTTTTTCACAActaatttcattttcaattttgataTTGACTTTGGTTGCTTAGCCTTTTGTATAGTACATGTTTCTTTGGCACAATTTGCCCTCTCTGGGGACTTATTCTAGTAAATTTTATTTTCAGTCCCATTAACCTTTGTGATTATTTGTCGACTTTAATAGTAATTTCAATTTTACAATACTGGCCAGCCGTCATTAAATTACTTTTATGGTCATGCAACTGAGTTTCCTTCTCTACTCCTTGTCTAGGTTATTTGTAAAATTGCCAGATGCATCAAACAGAGCTAAAATCTTGAAGGTTATGCTTGCGAAAGAAGAATTGGCTCCAGATTTTGATATCGATGCAATTGCCAATATGACTGAGGGATTTTCTGGATCTGACCTTAAGGTGGGTTTGTTTTaggttatgtttttcaaaaaatttatattgaGTATGTGTTCAAAGTTGACTGATCTTCTAATGCCAACGAGTTGTGTTGTAGAACTTATGCATTACAGCTGCATTCTGCCCGATCCGGCAAgttttggaaaaagaaaagaaggtattatTCTTTTGTTGTATGGGAAAACTATTATAAAGGGACATAGGTTATGCTTGCTGATAATTTTGCATATTACACTTTAGAGGTCATAAATGTTACATCTATATTGGATTACCGTTCCCAACTATTGAACTATATTGGTACAAATTGCAAACGCAGGATAGTGGTTTCAAAGTTCAATCATCACCCTTCTGCCAATTTAGAAAAAGAATGTTTGAGAAAAGTTTGATCTAAAAATTTAGCAACCAGATTATCTAAAGCGCTACTTTTCATTGTGTTCAACATTTCCCTTTCCATTTATCTGGTCTAGAAGAGAGTGCACTAGGCATTTCGTGAAATGTTGCATTCAATTTAGTGTGTTGATTATTTAATGGAATGCAATCTTTTTCTTGTCAGTTTACTAATAGTTCCCTAATGTCATCATTTTGTTTACCACATTGTCTATATGTTATCACCATTGAAAACTTTCTCAGGAAAAAGTACTAGCAATGGCAGAGGGCAAGGAGCTGCCACCTTTGAGTGGAAGTGCTGATGTTCGTCCTTTAAATATGGATGACATGCAACATGCCCATAAACAGGTATGATTTCAAAGAGTAGATGGATTTTTGCTGAACAAACCAACCTTATTGAAGCCATGTCCCCATCATAAAAACAGGATCCTTAGAGGGTCAGTTTTTGCAGGTATGTGCTAGTGTTTCTTCAGACTCAACAAGTATGACTGAGTTACATCGATGGAACGAGATTTATGGTGAAGGAGGCTCAAGAGAAAAGATTGAATTGAATTATTTTGTGTAGGCTATGCATAACCTGCAATGTACTGTATTTGTATAGCCCCAAATCTTGGGGGCGGATATGAGGCACATTTATTTTGTTGTggcattattttttaaaattatttttagggtAAGCACTACCGAAAGGGGTAGATTTTGTTGAGGCATTATCAGTTGTAATAATCGTGAGATTTTAAGCTCAGATTACAGAATTTTTTCCATGCTTGTTACATCGTTGGCAGAGCCTCTTCTCATTTTAATATGCCAAGGATATGTATCACTGTTAGTTAAAATGTCTTTATTACAGTTACATCATGATTCCGTTGGCTAAATGTATTATATACTATTTATTTtcaagtatttaaattaaattcaaactCTAATTTTTTCTAATAGATAGCTTTGGATGAAATTCattctatttatttttataaataattctaattattttgaaagtactaatttaaaaaaaaatattcatctGTTTTTGATATTAATAAGCAGCTGTTAACAGCACCAAAATAGTCCAGACAAAAATATTCAGCTGTTATTGATTGGTTGATAGGTATATTTTTTTGTAGTTTGATATAAACACTTTTTTGGTATGTTTTAGTAGTTTGTTATATAAATTTTAGTTTTGTATAATATTGAATACAAATTTTATGATGTGATTTTTTGAATGTAAAATATGGAATGGGAGGATATCCATATGATATGATTAGATATATCTTTTTAGCAGAGCATGCTCCTTGAACTCTATTACATCGGAACAATGATAAGCTTATTGTTTTAATGGatcttatgttttatttattttttggtcaTCACCTCATAATGAGTAGGACAAGCTATTGCTAAGAGATTAATTATCTTCTACATGTCTTCTTAGTGTCTCTTTCTGAACCCTAATTGTGATGAGCAAGAAGTCATCCTATACTAATCTcaatttagcattttaacatttaaaTGGTATAAGAGCTTTGTTCTAACACATTGTCTTAAGGGTTTACATCTTAAACTAGTTGATATCATTACAATACAATATAAAGAGATC is part of the Cryptomeria japonica chromosome 10, Sugi_1.0, whole genome shotgun sequence genome and harbors:
- the LOC131030917 gene encoding uncharacterized protein LOC131030917, with the protein product MAKTINKKVVANSSSSEVPLASNSTLDSEKMKEVTVKGPWGKLLSQDSQNPDVDLCEKSFMIGRSKSCNLCIDDSSISGVLCMLKHKVQQNSAEMSVLGSCGFVALNGKCLKNKDVVSIKGGDELAFSSTLSHHIYIFQLLGNEDISAPVLPTSVGKTADQVVTGEAEENIAGVAAELSEAVAAVLGPLHGALAGSLPPLPLPFPYLQGFPNLKIPHPSCNNSEECDQGSNRNKSQTACNMSDESASDTEEIELEAATETGVSPMLSVFRCSRKRHDNSYMHNEIDGKSPIQVCEERKESVRGIDPSEAHAKCQTLKEHLRKGIVDGRETHVSFDDFPYYLSEKTKSLLIASTFIHLKRNEFAQFTKKLPNVSPKILMSGPQGSEIYQETLVKALANHLDAKLLIFDSSSILTGSSMKDGELREDIIRKQTEHFHSSLSKLGSFQVKACPLQGTASNLHTSKTYSIKRGDRVKFIVLSQKSDHPPSKAPLRGPSHGDRGEVLLSLDENGSSKLGVRFDKPIQGGVDLGGLCEQDHGFFCSASDLLLDHTIEENMDKLVLNALFQVVTSESKKSPLILFMKDVERSFVDNPCIYTALQRKLKKLAENIIVIGSYIKVDKSKEKAALGGLLPFFGFHESVDDSLNVSYGRNLKPNTEKQLSDLFPNKVMVEMPQDEALLVNWKLQLERDVEMLKVKKNMQHIKTVLSLNNLDCNGIDTICIKDEELTKKCAEDIVGWALSHHLMNEFEPSTKDGKLIISSESVQHGLSILQENKKNESMSSKKKHKNVTTENHHEMKLLDNVIPPSEIGVTFEDVGALENVKDTLKELVMLPLQRPELFCKGQLTKPCKGVLLFGPPGTGKTMLAKAVATEAGANFLNISMSSITSMMFGENEKSIRAIFSLASKISPCVIFIDEVDSLLGKRDNASEHDVSRRMKNEFMTNWDGLLTKEKERVLVLAATNRPFDLDDAVIRRMPRRLFVKLPDASNRAKILKVMLAKEELAPDFDIDAIANMTEGFSGSDLKNLCITAAFCPIRQVLEKEKKEKVLAMAEGKELPPLSGSADVRPLNMDDMQHAHKQVCASVSSDSTSMTELHRWNEIYGEGGSREKIELNYFV